One Festucalex cinctus isolate MCC-2025b chromosome 1, RoL_Fcin_1.0, whole genome shotgun sequence genomic region harbors:
- the tnk2b gene encoding tyrosine kinase, non-receptor, 2b isoform X1: MRRFDKLRKSFPFLAHFHVYRKFGNNMQCEEGTEWLLELLIEVQLQQYFLRIRDDLNVTRLSHFDYVKNEDLEKIGMGRPGQRRLWEAVKRKKAMCKRKSWMSKVFSGKRPDGGDFPQQGQPTTSFRKTSPTPPLGLVEGVLPTNPAGDVPLDGHQQALTCLIPERDLTLLEKLGDGSFGVVKRGEWLTPAGKLINVAVKCLKTDALTQPDALEDFICEVNAMHSLDHQNLIRLYGVVLTHPMKMVTELAPLGSLLERLRCVHPQGPVLIHTLCQYAVQVACGMAYLEQRRFIHRDLAARNILLASTHIVKIGDFGLMRALPNNHEHYVMQEHRKVPFAWCAPESLKTRTFSHATDTWMFGVTLWEMFTHGQEPWLGLNGSQILHKIDKESERLPKPEDCTQDIYDVMLQCWAQKSDDRPTFVALREFLLETMPTDMCALQDFDEQDKLLIHTDDVITIIEGRAENYWWRGQNSRTLKVGQFPRYVVTSVAGLSAHDISRPLKNSFIHTGHGDANPHHCWGFPDRIDDLYLGNPMDPPDVLGLDVSASRPTQLQGRAKKPPPRPPQPAMVIKKPCYDAVHQDDDLTSAGRRRLPLRQTSSVKGLKLRPTAWVSSSKQGTDKTFESSHCPWREVSLIDFGEEFASPTPSPSPVVEIPVPCLAKLALEAENLLDRTPPQSPSKSLPRPLHPTPVVDWDARPLPPPPEYDDVAQDEDDMEVSSINSMEQQHSEDQKNVHIPQDVGQEAEGVIRVSRVTDKAGLEDNLFLPSKHSQGPTTSFSQSAEIFQELQQECMRRLNVPTCQSSAYRLSSAEDKPQIPPRVPIPPRPIKRGDYSSARCSRDLSLSPTPLDITQDISSSEQGPPPQIPPREPLSQPGSRTPSPKGLEVGSPLQRVYSVSPTTMPVALSTCPSTTRTYSSYLSTSPGKFMPTTHSFASDPKYAAPKVIQSQGKDFANKGPCILPIVRDGRKVSHTHYYLLPERPPYLDKYDRFFREAESLTGSTVEGRHVGQANTATVRPMVLSTFQGQGIVPLADLKTNLSSNNNGNLGPRTGMKTSVSLSGICAEGLTAPAGTTYCPRTDGLENSADKVKVVQEAVHGVTLEECQTALHNHSWNIQKAVHYLKVEQLFCLGLRSRPECLKLLEMCDWNLEVAGTHMLDDYGSTTQ, encoded by the exons ATGCGGCGCTTTGACAAGCTGAGAAAGTCGTTCCCTTTCCTGGCACATTTTCATGTATATCGA AAATTCGGCAATAATATGCAGTGTGAGGAAGGCACAGAATGGCTACTGGAGCTGCTGATCGAAGTACAGTTGCAGCAGTACTTTCTGCGAATCAGAGATGACCTAAATGTCACACGGCTCTCCCATTTCGACTATGTCAAGAATGAAGACCTGGAGAAGATTGGCATGGGTCGACCTG gGCAGAGACGACTGTGGGAGGCTGTAAAGAGGAAGAAAGCAATGTGCAAGCGCAAGTCCTGGATGAGCAAG GTATTTAGTGGTAAGCGTCCAGATGGGGGAGACTTTCCCCAGCAGGGCCAGCCCACCACCTCCTTCCGTAAGACGTCTCCCACACCTCCCCTGGGCTTGGTGGAGGGAGTCCTGCCCACAAATCCGGCTGGCGATGTCCCTCTTGATGGCCATCAGCAGGCTCTGACCTGCCTCATCCCAGAGAGGGACCTGACTCTCCTTGAGAAGCTGGGAGATGGATCTTTTGGTGTTGTGAAGAGAGGAGAGTGGCTGACTCCTGCAGGAAAGCTG ATTAACGTGGCTGTGAAGTGTTTGAAGACAGATGCGCTGACTCAGCCCGATGCTTTGGAGGATTTCATCTGTGAGGTCAACGCCATGCACTCGCTGGATCACCAGAACCTCATTCGCCTCTACGGCGTGGTGCTCACACACCCGATGAAGATG GTGACCGAGCTTGCGCCACTTGGCTCTCTGCTGGAGCGCTTGCGGTGCGTCCATCCTCAGGGCCCCGTGTTGATCCACACTCTGTGTCAGTATGCTGTGCAGGTGGCCTGTGGCATGGCCTATCTGGAGCAGAGGCGGTTTATCCACAGGGATCTGGCAGCCAG GAATATCCTGCTGGCATCAACTCACATAGTGAAGATTGGCGATTTTGGTCTGATGAGGGCGCTACCAAACAATCATGAGCATTATGTCATGCAGGAACATCGCAAGGTTCCCTTTgcgtg GTGTGCCCCTGAAAGTTTGAAGACCAGAACCTTCTCTCATGCTACTGACACATGGATGTTTGGTGTGACTCTCTGGGAGATGTTCACGCATGGCCAGGAGCCTTGGTTAGGCCTTAACGGGAGCCAG ATCCTGCATAAAATTGATAAAGAAAGTGAACGCCTCCCTAAGCCAGAGGACTGTACACAAGATATTTATGATGTCATGCTGCAGTGCTGGGCACAGAAATCAGATGACAGACCAACTTTTGTAGCCCTGCGTGAGTTCCTCCTTGAG ACCATGCCAACTGACATGTGTGCGCTGCAGGACTTTGATGAGCAAGATAAGCTCCTGATTCATaccgatgatgtcatcacaatCATTGAGGGCAG AGCCGAGAATTATTGGTGGCGAGGTCAAAATAGCCGTACCCTCAAAGTGGGACAATTTCCCAGATACGTGGTGACATCAGTGGCGGGTTTGTCAGCTCATGACATCAGCCGACCGCTCAAGAACAGCTTCATCCACACGGGCCATGGAGATGCCAACCCTCATCACTGCTGGGGCTTCCCTGACAGGATTGATGA TTTGTATCTTGGAAATCCTATGGATCCTCCTGACGTTCTGGGTTTGGACGTGAGTGCATCTCGGCCCACTCAGCTACAAGGGCGAGCTAAAA AGCCTCCTCCTCGCCCTCCTCAACCAGCAATGGTAATCAAGA AGCCTTGTTACGATGCAGTGCATCAGGATGACGACTTGACATCCGCAGGACGGAGGAGACTGCCGCTTCGGCAAACAAGCTCTGTCAAAGGCCTCAAACTCAGACCAACGGCCTGGGTGTCTTCTTCCAAACAGGGGACTGACAAGACTTTTGAGTCAAGCCACTGCCCCTGGAGAGAAGTGTCCCTCATTGACTTTGGGGAAGAGTTTGCCTCGCCCACACCCTCCCCGTCACCTGTGGTGGAAATCCCAGTCCCCTGTCTCGCAAAGCTGGCTTTGGAAGCAGAGAACCTCTTGGACCGGACACCTCCTCAGAGTCCCTCCAAATCGTTGCCCCGCCCTCTTCACCCCACCCCGGTGGTGGACTGGGATGCACGGCCCTTACCCCCACCCCCGGAGTATGACGATGTAGCCCAGGATGAGGACGATATGGAG GTGAGTTCCATCAACAGCATGGAGCAGCAGCACAGTGAGGATCAGAAAAATGTCCATATCCCGCAGGACGTTGGACAGGAAGCGGAGGGTGTGATCCGTGTCTCCAGAGTTACAGACAAAGCAGGCCTTGAAGATAACCTCTTTCTCCCCAGCAAGCACAGCCAGGGCCCAACTACCTCATTCTCCCAGTCTGCAGAAATATTCCAGGAACTCCAGCAAGAGTGCATGAGGAGGCTGAATGTCCCAACATGTCAGAGTTCAGCCTATCGTCTGTCCTCCGCTGAGGACAAACCCCAGATCCCTCCTCGTGTCCCTATCCCCCCTCGCCCAATTAAAAGGGGCGACTACTCCTCTGCTCGTTGCTCGAGGGACCTGTCTCTGTCCCCGACCCCGCTCGACATCACCCAAGACATTTCAAGCTCAGAGCAGGGCCCGCCGCCGCAAATCCCTCCGAGGGAGCCTTTGTCGCAGCCTGGCTCCAGGACTCCCAGCCCCAAAGGCCTGGAAGTGGGCTCCCCACTGCAGAGAGTCTACTCTGTCAGTCCCACTACCATGCCAGTCGCCCTTAGCACCTGTCCCTCAACAACACGCACTTACAGCTCCTACCTCTCCACCTCACCAGGTAAATTCATGCCTACTACGCACAGCTTTGCCTCAGATCCCAAATATGCTGCACCCAAAGTGATCCAGTCACAGGGGAAGGACTTTGCAAACAAGGGGCCCTGCATCCTCCCTATAGTCCGGGACGGGCGAAAAGTCAGTCACACTCACTATTACCTTCTGCCAGAGAGGCCGCCCTACCTTGACAAATACGACCGCTTCTTCAGGGAGGCCGAGAGCCTGACTGGCAGCACTGTGGAGGGCAGACACGTCGGGCAAGCTAACACTGCTACGGTCCGGCCCATGGTGCTCAGCACTTTCCAGGGGCAGGGGATTGTCCCACTGGCTGATCTGAAGACTAATTTATCCTCCAACAATAATGGCAATCTTGGACCACGGACAGGAATGAAGACATCAGTTAGTCTCTCTGGTATTTGTGCAGAAGGTTTGACAGCACCAGCAGGCACCACTTACTGTCCCAGGACAGACGGATTGGAAAACTCAGCTGACAAAGTCAAAGTG GTGCAGGAGGCAGTTCACGGTGTAACGTTAGAAGAATGCCAAACTGCCCTCCACAACCACAGCTGGAATATTCAGAAAGCTGTGCATTACCTCAAG
- the tnk2b gene encoding tyrosine kinase, non-receptor, 2b isoform X2, translated as MRRFDKLRKSFPFLAHFHVYRKFGNNMQCEEGTEWLLELLIEVQLQQYFLRIRDDLNVTRLSHFDYVKNEDLEKIGMGRPGQRRLWEAVKRKKAMCKRKSWMSKVFSGKRPDGGDFPQQGQPTTSFRKTSPTPPLGLVEGVLPTNPAGDVPLDGHQQALTCLIPERDLTLLEKLGDGSFGVVKRGEWLTPAGKLINVAVKCLKTDALTQPDALEDFICEVNAMHSLDHQNLIRLYGVVLTHPMKMVTELAPLGSLLERLRCVHPQGPVLIHTLCQYAVQVACGMAYLEQRRFIHRDLAARNILLASTHIVKIGDFGLMRALPNNHEHYVMQEHRKVPFAWCAPESLKTRTFSHATDTWMFGVTLWEMFTHGQEPWLGLNGSQILHKIDKESERLPKPEDCTQDIYDVMLQCWAQKSDDRPTFVALREFLLETMPTDMCALQDFDEQDKLLIHTDDVITIIEGRAENYWWRGQNSRTLKVGQFPRYVVTSVAGLSAHDISRPLKNSFIHTGHGDANPHHCWGFPDRIDDLYLGNPMDPPDVLGLDVSASRPTQLQGRAKKPCYDAVHQDDDLTSAGRRRLPLRQTSSVKGLKLRPTAWVSSSKQGTDKTFESSHCPWREVSLIDFGEEFASPTPSPSPVVEIPVPCLAKLALEAENLLDRTPPQSPSKSLPRPLHPTPVVDWDARPLPPPPEYDDVAQDEDDMEVSSINSMEQQHSEDQKNVHIPQDVGQEAEGVIRVSRVTDKAGLEDNLFLPSKHSQGPTTSFSQSAEIFQELQQECMRRLNVPTCQSSAYRLSSAEDKPQIPPRVPIPPRPIKRGDYSSARCSRDLSLSPTPLDITQDISSSEQGPPPQIPPREPLSQPGSRTPSPKGLEVGSPLQRVYSVSPTTMPVALSTCPSTTRTYSSYLSTSPGKFMPTTHSFASDPKYAAPKVIQSQGKDFANKGPCILPIVRDGRKVSHTHYYLLPERPPYLDKYDRFFREAESLTGSTVEGRHVGQANTATVRPMVLSTFQGQGIVPLADLKTNLSSNNNGNLGPRTGMKTSVSLSGICAEGLTAPAGTTYCPRTDGLENSADKVKVVQEAVHGVTLEECQTALHNHSWNIQKAVHYLKVEQLFCLGLRSRPECLKLLEMCDWNLEVAGTHMLDDYGSTTQ; from the exons ATGCGGCGCTTTGACAAGCTGAGAAAGTCGTTCCCTTTCCTGGCACATTTTCATGTATATCGA AAATTCGGCAATAATATGCAGTGTGAGGAAGGCACAGAATGGCTACTGGAGCTGCTGATCGAAGTACAGTTGCAGCAGTACTTTCTGCGAATCAGAGATGACCTAAATGTCACACGGCTCTCCCATTTCGACTATGTCAAGAATGAAGACCTGGAGAAGATTGGCATGGGTCGACCTG gGCAGAGACGACTGTGGGAGGCTGTAAAGAGGAAGAAAGCAATGTGCAAGCGCAAGTCCTGGATGAGCAAG GTATTTAGTGGTAAGCGTCCAGATGGGGGAGACTTTCCCCAGCAGGGCCAGCCCACCACCTCCTTCCGTAAGACGTCTCCCACACCTCCCCTGGGCTTGGTGGAGGGAGTCCTGCCCACAAATCCGGCTGGCGATGTCCCTCTTGATGGCCATCAGCAGGCTCTGACCTGCCTCATCCCAGAGAGGGACCTGACTCTCCTTGAGAAGCTGGGAGATGGATCTTTTGGTGTTGTGAAGAGAGGAGAGTGGCTGACTCCTGCAGGAAAGCTG ATTAACGTGGCTGTGAAGTGTTTGAAGACAGATGCGCTGACTCAGCCCGATGCTTTGGAGGATTTCATCTGTGAGGTCAACGCCATGCACTCGCTGGATCACCAGAACCTCATTCGCCTCTACGGCGTGGTGCTCACACACCCGATGAAGATG GTGACCGAGCTTGCGCCACTTGGCTCTCTGCTGGAGCGCTTGCGGTGCGTCCATCCTCAGGGCCCCGTGTTGATCCACACTCTGTGTCAGTATGCTGTGCAGGTGGCCTGTGGCATGGCCTATCTGGAGCAGAGGCGGTTTATCCACAGGGATCTGGCAGCCAG GAATATCCTGCTGGCATCAACTCACATAGTGAAGATTGGCGATTTTGGTCTGATGAGGGCGCTACCAAACAATCATGAGCATTATGTCATGCAGGAACATCGCAAGGTTCCCTTTgcgtg GTGTGCCCCTGAAAGTTTGAAGACCAGAACCTTCTCTCATGCTACTGACACATGGATGTTTGGTGTGACTCTCTGGGAGATGTTCACGCATGGCCAGGAGCCTTGGTTAGGCCTTAACGGGAGCCAG ATCCTGCATAAAATTGATAAAGAAAGTGAACGCCTCCCTAAGCCAGAGGACTGTACACAAGATATTTATGATGTCATGCTGCAGTGCTGGGCACAGAAATCAGATGACAGACCAACTTTTGTAGCCCTGCGTGAGTTCCTCCTTGAG ACCATGCCAACTGACATGTGTGCGCTGCAGGACTTTGATGAGCAAGATAAGCTCCTGATTCATaccgatgatgtcatcacaatCATTGAGGGCAG AGCCGAGAATTATTGGTGGCGAGGTCAAAATAGCCGTACCCTCAAAGTGGGACAATTTCCCAGATACGTGGTGACATCAGTGGCGGGTTTGTCAGCTCATGACATCAGCCGACCGCTCAAGAACAGCTTCATCCACACGGGCCATGGAGATGCCAACCCTCATCACTGCTGGGGCTTCCCTGACAGGATTGATGA TTTGTATCTTGGAAATCCTATGGATCCTCCTGACGTTCTGGGTTTGGACGTGAGTGCATCTCGGCCCACTCAGCTACAAGGGCGAGCTAAAA AGCCTTGTTACGATGCAGTGCATCAGGATGACGACTTGACATCCGCAGGACGGAGGAGACTGCCGCTTCGGCAAACAAGCTCTGTCAAAGGCCTCAAACTCAGACCAACGGCCTGGGTGTCTTCTTCCAAACAGGGGACTGACAAGACTTTTGAGTCAAGCCACTGCCCCTGGAGAGAAGTGTCCCTCATTGACTTTGGGGAAGAGTTTGCCTCGCCCACACCCTCCCCGTCACCTGTGGTGGAAATCCCAGTCCCCTGTCTCGCAAAGCTGGCTTTGGAAGCAGAGAACCTCTTGGACCGGACACCTCCTCAGAGTCCCTCCAAATCGTTGCCCCGCCCTCTTCACCCCACCCCGGTGGTGGACTGGGATGCACGGCCCTTACCCCCACCCCCGGAGTATGACGATGTAGCCCAGGATGAGGACGATATGGAG GTGAGTTCCATCAACAGCATGGAGCAGCAGCACAGTGAGGATCAGAAAAATGTCCATATCCCGCAGGACGTTGGACAGGAAGCGGAGGGTGTGATCCGTGTCTCCAGAGTTACAGACAAAGCAGGCCTTGAAGATAACCTCTTTCTCCCCAGCAAGCACAGCCAGGGCCCAACTACCTCATTCTCCCAGTCTGCAGAAATATTCCAGGAACTCCAGCAAGAGTGCATGAGGAGGCTGAATGTCCCAACATGTCAGAGTTCAGCCTATCGTCTGTCCTCCGCTGAGGACAAACCCCAGATCCCTCCTCGTGTCCCTATCCCCCCTCGCCCAATTAAAAGGGGCGACTACTCCTCTGCTCGTTGCTCGAGGGACCTGTCTCTGTCCCCGACCCCGCTCGACATCACCCAAGACATTTCAAGCTCAGAGCAGGGCCCGCCGCCGCAAATCCCTCCGAGGGAGCCTTTGTCGCAGCCTGGCTCCAGGACTCCCAGCCCCAAAGGCCTGGAAGTGGGCTCCCCACTGCAGAGAGTCTACTCTGTCAGTCCCACTACCATGCCAGTCGCCCTTAGCACCTGTCCCTCAACAACACGCACTTACAGCTCCTACCTCTCCACCTCACCAGGTAAATTCATGCCTACTACGCACAGCTTTGCCTCAGATCCCAAATATGCTGCACCCAAAGTGATCCAGTCACAGGGGAAGGACTTTGCAAACAAGGGGCCCTGCATCCTCCCTATAGTCCGGGACGGGCGAAAAGTCAGTCACACTCACTATTACCTTCTGCCAGAGAGGCCGCCCTACCTTGACAAATACGACCGCTTCTTCAGGGAGGCCGAGAGCCTGACTGGCAGCACTGTGGAGGGCAGACACGTCGGGCAAGCTAACACTGCTACGGTCCGGCCCATGGTGCTCAGCACTTTCCAGGGGCAGGGGATTGTCCCACTGGCTGATCTGAAGACTAATTTATCCTCCAACAATAATGGCAATCTTGGACCACGGACAGGAATGAAGACATCAGTTAGTCTCTCTGGTATTTGTGCAGAAGGTTTGACAGCACCAGCAGGCACCACTTACTGTCCCAGGACAGACGGATTGGAAAACTCAGCTGACAAAGTCAAAGTG GTGCAGGAGGCAGTTCACGGTGTAACGTTAGAAGAATGCCAAACTGCCCTCCACAACCACAGCTGGAATATTCAGAAAGCTGTGCATTACCTCAAG
- the tnk2b gene encoding tyrosine kinase, non-receptor, 2b isoform X3: protein MQCEEGTEWLLELLIEVQLQQYFLRIRDDLNVTRLSHFDYVKNEDLEKIGMGRPGQRRLWEAVKRKKAMCKRKSWMSKVFSGKRPDGGDFPQQGQPTTSFRKTSPTPPLGLVEGVLPTNPAGDVPLDGHQQALTCLIPERDLTLLEKLGDGSFGVVKRGEWLTPAGKLINVAVKCLKTDALTQPDALEDFICEVNAMHSLDHQNLIRLYGVVLTHPMKMVTELAPLGSLLERLRCVHPQGPVLIHTLCQYAVQVACGMAYLEQRRFIHRDLAARNILLASTHIVKIGDFGLMRALPNNHEHYVMQEHRKVPFAWCAPESLKTRTFSHATDTWMFGVTLWEMFTHGQEPWLGLNGSQILHKIDKESERLPKPEDCTQDIYDVMLQCWAQKSDDRPTFVALREFLLETMPTDMCALQDFDEQDKLLIHTDDVITIIEGRAENYWWRGQNSRTLKVGQFPRYVVTSVAGLSAHDISRPLKNSFIHTGHGDANPHHCWGFPDRIDDLYLGNPMDPPDVLGLDVSASRPTQLQGRAKKPPPRPPQPAMVIKKPCYDAVHQDDDLTSAGRRRLPLRQTSSVKGLKLRPTAWVSSSKQGTDKTFESSHCPWREVSLIDFGEEFASPTPSPSPVVEIPVPCLAKLALEAENLLDRTPPQSPSKSLPRPLHPTPVVDWDARPLPPPPEYDDVAQDEDDMEVSSINSMEQQHSEDQKNVHIPQDVGQEAEGVIRVSRVTDKAGLEDNLFLPSKHSQGPTTSFSQSAEIFQELQQECMRRLNVPTCQSSAYRLSSAEDKPQIPPRVPIPPRPIKRGDYSSARCSRDLSLSPTPLDITQDISSSEQGPPPQIPPREPLSQPGSRTPSPKGLEVGSPLQRVYSVSPTTMPVALSTCPSTTRTYSSYLSTSPGKFMPTTHSFASDPKYAAPKVIQSQGKDFANKGPCILPIVRDGRKVSHTHYYLLPERPPYLDKYDRFFREAESLTGSTVEGRHVGQANTATVRPMVLSTFQGQGIVPLADLKTNLSSNNNGNLGPRTGMKTSVSLSGICAEGLTAPAGTTYCPRTDGLENSADKVKVVQEAVHGVTLEECQTALHNHSWNIQKAVHYLKVEQLFCLGLRSRPECLKLLEMCDWNLEVAGTHMLDDYGSTTQ, encoded by the exons ATGCAGTGTGAGGAAGGCACAGAATGGCTACTGGAGCTGCTGATCGAAGTACAGTTGCAGCAGTACTTTCTGCGAATCAGAGATGACCTAAATGTCACACGGCTCTCCCATTTCGACTATGTCAAGAATGAAGACCTGGAGAAGATTGGCATGGGTCGACCTG gGCAGAGACGACTGTGGGAGGCTGTAAAGAGGAAGAAAGCAATGTGCAAGCGCAAGTCCTGGATGAGCAAG GTATTTAGTGGTAAGCGTCCAGATGGGGGAGACTTTCCCCAGCAGGGCCAGCCCACCACCTCCTTCCGTAAGACGTCTCCCACACCTCCCCTGGGCTTGGTGGAGGGAGTCCTGCCCACAAATCCGGCTGGCGATGTCCCTCTTGATGGCCATCAGCAGGCTCTGACCTGCCTCATCCCAGAGAGGGACCTGACTCTCCTTGAGAAGCTGGGAGATGGATCTTTTGGTGTTGTGAAGAGAGGAGAGTGGCTGACTCCTGCAGGAAAGCTG ATTAACGTGGCTGTGAAGTGTTTGAAGACAGATGCGCTGACTCAGCCCGATGCTTTGGAGGATTTCATCTGTGAGGTCAACGCCATGCACTCGCTGGATCACCAGAACCTCATTCGCCTCTACGGCGTGGTGCTCACACACCCGATGAAGATG GTGACCGAGCTTGCGCCACTTGGCTCTCTGCTGGAGCGCTTGCGGTGCGTCCATCCTCAGGGCCCCGTGTTGATCCACACTCTGTGTCAGTATGCTGTGCAGGTGGCCTGTGGCATGGCCTATCTGGAGCAGAGGCGGTTTATCCACAGGGATCTGGCAGCCAG GAATATCCTGCTGGCATCAACTCACATAGTGAAGATTGGCGATTTTGGTCTGATGAGGGCGCTACCAAACAATCATGAGCATTATGTCATGCAGGAACATCGCAAGGTTCCCTTTgcgtg GTGTGCCCCTGAAAGTTTGAAGACCAGAACCTTCTCTCATGCTACTGACACATGGATGTTTGGTGTGACTCTCTGGGAGATGTTCACGCATGGCCAGGAGCCTTGGTTAGGCCTTAACGGGAGCCAG ATCCTGCATAAAATTGATAAAGAAAGTGAACGCCTCCCTAAGCCAGAGGACTGTACACAAGATATTTATGATGTCATGCTGCAGTGCTGGGCACAGAAATCAGATGACAGACCAACTTTTGTAGCCCTGCGTGAGTTCCTCCTTGAG ACCATGCCAACTGACATGTGTGCGCTGCAGGACTTTGATGAGCAAGATAAGCTCCTGATTCATaccgatgatgtcatcacaatCATTGAGGGCAG AGCCGAGAATTATTGGTGGCGAGGTCAAAATAGCCGTACCCTCAAAGTGGGACAATTTCCCAGATACGTGGTGACATCAGTGGCGGGTTTGTCAGCTCATGACATCAGCCGACCGCTCAAGAACAGCTTCATCCACACGGGCCATGGAGATGCCAACCCTCATCACTGCTGGGGCTTCCCTGACAGGATTGATGA TTTGTATCTTGGAAATCCTATGGATCCTCCTGACGTTCTGGGTTTGGACGTGAGTGCATCTCGGCCCACTCAGCTACAAGGGCGAGCTAAAA AGCCTCCTCCTCGCCCTCCTCAACCAGCAATGGTAATCAAGA AGCCTTGTTACGATGCAGTGCATCAGGATGACGACTTGACATCCGCAGGACGGAGGAGACTGCCGCTTCGGCAAACAAGCTCTGTCAAAGGCCTCAAACTCAGACCAACGGCCTGGGTGTCTTCTTCCAAACAGGGGACTGACAAGACTTTTGAGTCAAGCCACTGCCCCTGGAGAGAAGTGTCCCTCATTGACTTTGGGGAAGAGTTTGCCTCGCCCACACCCTCCCCGTCACCTGTGGTGGAAATCCCAGTCCCCTGTCTCGCAAAGCTGGCTTTGGAAGCAGAGAACCTCTTGGACCGGACACCTCCTCAGAGTCCCTCCAAATCGTTGCCCCGCCCTCTTCACCCCACCCCGGTGGTGGACTGGGATGCACGGCCCTTACCCCCACCCCCGGAGTATGACGATGTAGCCCAGGATGAGGACGATATGGAG GTGAGTTCCATCAACAGCATGGAGCAGCAGCACAGTGAGGATCAGAAAAATGTCCATATCCCGCAGGACGTTGGACAGGAAGCGGAGGGTGTGATCCGTGTCTCCAGAGTTACAGACAAAGCAGGCCTTGAAGATAACCTCTTTCTCCCCAGCAAGCACAGCCAGGGCCCAACTACCTCATTCTCCCAGTCTGCAGAAATATTCCAGGAACTCCAGCAAGAGTGCATGAGGAGGCTGAATGTCCCAACATGTCAGAGTTCAGCCTATCGTCTGTCCTCCGCTGAGGACAAACCCCAGATCCCTCCTCGTGTCCCTATCCCCCCTCGCCCAATTAAAAGGGGCGACTACTCCTCTGCTCGTTGCTCGAGGGACCTGTCTCTGTCCCCGACCCCGCTCGACATCACCCAAGACATTTCAAGCTCAGAGCAGGGCCCGCCGCCGCAAATCCCTCCGAGGGAGCCTTTGTCGCAGCCTGGCTCCAGGACTCCCAGCCCCAAAGGCCTGGAAGTGGGCTCCCCACTGCAGAGAGTCTACTCTGTCAGTCCCACTACCATGCCAGTCGCCCTTAGCACCTGTCCCTCAACAACACGCACTTACAGCTCCTACCTCTCCACCTCACCAGGTAAATTCATGCCTACTACGCACAGCTTTGCCTCAGATCCCAAATATGCTGCACCCAAAGTGATCCAGTCACAGGGGAAGGACTTTGCAAACAAGGGGCCCTGCATCCTCCCTATAGTCCGGGACGGGCGAAAAGTCAGTCACACTCACTATTACCTTCTGCCAGAGAGGCCGCCCTACCTTGACAAATACGACCGCTTCTTCAGGGAGGCCGAGAGCCTGACTGGCAGCACTGTGGAGGGCAGACACGTCGGGCAAGCTAACACTGCTACGGTCCGGCCCATGGTGCTCAGCACTTTCCAGGGGCAGGGGATTGTCCCACTGGCTGATCTGAAGACTAATTTATCCTCCAACAATAATGGCAATCTTGGACCACGGACAGGAATGAAGACATCAGTTAGTCTCTCTGGTATTTGTGCAGAAGGTTTGACAGCACCAGCAGGCACCACTTACTGTCCCAGGACAGACGGATTGGAAAACTCAGCTGACAAAGTCAAAGTG GTGCAGGAGGCAGTTCACGGTGTAACGTTAGAAGAATGCCAAACTGCCCTCCACAACCACAGCTGGAATATTCAGAAAGCTGTGCATTACCTCAAG